Proteins from one Pseudoalteromonas rubra genomic window:
- a CDS encoding carbohydrate-binding protein: MNIKNKMLSMAMLLSLPIAGISHAEASDMKKVEIKGYTISGAEYLPILGYEEFAFPNHVQWGFYGELNTYGHNVEIPGNTLACAESSYAALSEFLVSLPQEFETLKDLGATRRIYMWVTDYSAATLDRATRPSSFWHVNSGGPMDFSKGYWKWEAVVKQDGTCSIPTKEQAIQFAQRIIGAYKQSENYCDFADGTKSSDSEIDSVICLANQWTDISAVGTTWQADREYVGGDEVVYEGVRYRAKWWNFNQNPKQHSTQGEPWEKLQ; the protein is encoded by the coding sequence ATGAATATTAAAAATAAAATGCTCTCCATGGCTATGCTTTTATCTTTGCCGATTGCTGGCATCTCGCATGCTGAAGCAAGTGATATGAAAAAAGTTGAAATTAAAGGGTACACAATCTCCGGAGCAGAATACCTCCCTATACTTGGTTATGAAGAGTTTGCCTTTCCGAACCATGTTCAATGGGGTTTTTATGGAGAGCTTAACACGTACGGTCACAATGTAGAGATCCCCGGTAACACGCTGGCGTGTGCTGAATCTTCATATGCTGCTTTATCTGAGTTTTTGGTAAGCCTTCCTCAGGAATTCGAAACGCTTAAAGATTTAGGTGCAACACGTCGAATCTATATGTGGGTAACGGATTACTCGGCGGCCACTCTGGACAGAGCGACTCGACCTAGTAGCTTTTGGCACGTAAACAGTGGTGGACCAATGGATTTCAGTAAAGGTTACTGGAAGTGGGAGGCCGTTGTTAAGCAAGACGGTACATGCTCAATACCGACAAAGGAACAAGCAATTCAGTTTGCACAAAGAATCATTGGTGCTTACAAGCAAAGTGAAAACTACTGTGATTTTGCAGACGGCACTAAATCTTCTGACAGCGAAATTGACAGTGTTATCTGTTTAGCGAATCAATGGACAGATATTTCCGCTGTTGGCACTACCTGGCAGGCTGACCGGGAGTATGTTGGTGGAGACGAAGTCGTGTACGAGGGTGTGCGTTACCGCGCGAAATGGTGGAACTTCAATCAGAATCCTAAGCAACACTCCACTCAAGGAGAGCCTTGGGAAAAGCTTCAATAA
- a CDS encoding MaoC/PaaZ C-terminal domain-containing protein: protein MSDNSTLLIEPEALPNTIGLLGRASCKRTIATGAPLLPVTVLKCQGMRVSEQKLRQFNSVIGWNKSEQLPPTFVHIMAFPLQMSLVLEESFPFALMGLVHIKNTISQLRPIHINESLDIKCYSSDLISHKRGWQFTLNTEAYVGDELVWRSASTNLLRQEVQTIARGNMPALRKPIEPKGATENWTLANNLGRNYAKVSGDYNLIHLYPLTAKLYGFQRHIIHGMWSKGRVLSALSDVLPPAFEAHVKFKNPILLPAEIIFSHQSEQNQGKFSMYSNNLLQQHLTGHWLSL, encoded by the coding sequence GTGTCAGATAATTCAACATTATTAATAGAGCCCGAAGCATTACCGAATACGATAGGTTTGTTAGGTCGGGCTAGTTGCAAGCGAACAATAGCTACAGGCGCTCCTTTACTACCAGTAACCGTATTAAAGTGCCAAGGGATGAGAGTTTCTGAACAGAAACTACGGCAATTTAATTCGGTGATCGGATGGAATAAAAGTGAGCAACTTCCGCCTACTTTTGTGCATATTATGGCGTTTCCGCTACAGATGTCTTTGGTATTGGAAGAGTCTTTTCCTTTCGCATTGATGGGGTTAGTGCATATAAAAAATACTATAAGTCAACTACGTCCGATCCATATTAATGAGAGTCTCGATATCAAATGTTACTCATCTGATTTGATCTCTCATAAAAGGGGGTGGCAATTTACCTTAAATACAGAAGCGTATGTTGGGGATGAACTCGTTTGGCGCTCTGCAAGCACAAATTTGCTCAGGCAGGAAGTTCAAACGATTGCCCGTGGCAATATGCCTGCATTGAGGAAGCCCATTGAGCCTAAAGGGGCGACAGAAAATTGGACATTAGCCAACAATCTGGGACGCAACTACGCCAAAGTATCAGGTGATTACAATCTGATCCATTTGTATCCGTTGACTGCAAAGTTATATGGTTTTCAAAGGCATATTATTCATGGCATGTGGAGTAAAGGCAGGGTTTTATCTGCTTTGTCTGATGTACTGCCGCCAGCTTTTGAGGCACATGTAAAGTTTAAAAACCCCATACTTTTGCCTGCTGAGATTATCTTTTCTCATCAGTCAGAACAAAACCAGGGAAAATTTAGCATGTATTCAAACAATTTGTTGCAACAACATTTGACGGGTCACTGGCTGTCACTTTGA
- a CDS encoding TetR/AcrR family transcriptional regulator translates to MRKGKQTRQQILETALNIATGTSLNDLTIGSLAAATEMSKSGLFAHFKSKENLQLAVLEYAHKVFREQVIEPLNDIEDPFDRLLKTVELWQKWYGQQAQSCIYISATSEFDDQPGPVRDKLKRDLTLLLSFLENLVNQTIEKGDFKQDTDAKHFVFEFYSLYLGSQQLKWVDFEDSEQTHFWRAFDNLINRYKS, encoded by the coding sequence ATGAGAAAAGGCAAGCAAACCCGCCAACAAATTTTAGAAACTGCGCTTAATATTGCCACAGGCACCAGCTTAAACGATCTAACGATAGGCAGTTTAGCCGCGGCTACCGAGATGTCTAAGTCCGGATTGTTTGCCCACTTCAAATCCAAAGAGAATTTACAGCTCGCGGTGTTGGAGTATGCCCATAAGGTTTTTCGCGAACAGGTTATTGAGCCTCTCAATGATATTGAAGACCCCTTTGATCGATTACTTAAAACGGTTGAACTCTGGCAGAAGTGGTATGGCCAACAGGCCCAGTCCTGTATCTATATCAGTGCTACGAGTGAGTTTGATGATCAACCTGGGCCTGTACGAGACAAGTTGAAAAGAGATTTAACCTTGTTACTTTCTTTCCTTGAGAACCTGGTGAATCAAACAATAGAAAAAGGCGACTTTAAACAGGACACAGATGCCAAACATTTTGTATTTGAATTCTATTCCCTGTATCTGGGTTCTCAGCAATTGAAATGGGTTGATTTTGAAGACAGTGAACAAACGCACTTTTGGCGTGCTTTTGATAACCTCATTAACCGATATAAAAGTTAG
- a CDS encoding sensor domain-containing diguanylate cyclase produces MSEPLPSMSLVKRLTQLNLSVMASSMLLVFSLTSILLWFVVRDRQAETAEINLAQLAHNVVPMLVFNDADTASKELELVGINKDVLFVSLRNAKGKVFSEYANPSFVPSSSLYQQVGTESQREYEGVRMRLYYPVTIKGKLEGDLIMVLDLTGMMYWYLQLVLMLALLIVALFTGSVFLLARVQRQALMPLITLSELAQRVSNEHNFQLRANVIRDDEIGILTRSFNELLKRVDISQAELKQQLEQEQAQGQQLKQMVRTDPLTNLPNRVALNQLLKEITCEGCNPRPLSCLMFIDLDNFKFVNDNYGHDAGDETLIEVGNRIGAMIRSDDLLCRLGGDEFALLLPSIESTENAEKLAARIVTIINRPIMVKDTVMPIGISIGLAYTPLDADAPMDLLNCADDAMYAAKRAGKNNFKVFSKQAPV; encoded by the coding sequence TTGAGCGAGCCGTTACCTTCTATGTCTCTTGTGAAGAGATTAACTCAGCTTAACTTGTCGGTGATGGCAAGCAGTATGCTATTGGTCTTTTCGCTAACCTCGATATTGCTGTGGTTTGTGGTCCGCGACCGTCAGGCGGAAACCGCAGAAATTAACCTCGCTCAGCTGGCGCATAACGTGGTGCCTATGCTGGTTTTTAATGACGCAGATACCGCTAGCAAAGAGCTTGAGTTGGTCGGGATCAATAAAGATGTGCTGTTTGTGTCTTTGCGTAATGCAAAAGGTAAAGTGTTTAGCGAGTATGCTAACCCCAGTTTTGTGCCATCTTCTTCTTTATATCAACAAGTTGGCACTGAATCTCAGCGCGAATATGAAGGTGTGCGAATGCGCTTATATTATCCGGTGACAATCAAAGGCAAGCTTGAGGGCGACCTGATCATGGTGCTCGACTTAACCGGCATGATGTATTGGTATTTACAGCTGGTTCTTATGTTGGCGTTGCTGATTGTCGCCTTATTCACGGGCTCTGTTTTTTTGTTGGCACGTGTGCAGCGTCAGGCTCTGATGCCCCTGATCACTTTGTCGGAGCTGGCCCAACGGGTATCCAATGAACACAACTTTCAGTTACGCGCCAATGTGATCCGGGACGATGAAATAGGCATTTTAACTCGTAGCTTCAATGAGTTACTCAAGCGGGTGGATATTTCTCAGGCTGAACTGAAACAGCAGCTAGAGCAAGAGCAAGCCCAGGGTCAGCAGCTTAAACAAATGGTACGTACTGACCCACTCACCAATTTACCTAACCGGGTTGCCCTGAATCAGTTACTCAAAGAAATAACCTGCGAGGGATGCAATCCCAGGCCGCTGAGCTGCTTGATGTTCATTGATCTGGATAACTTTAAGTTCGTCAACGATAATTATGGCCATGATGCTGGTGATGAAACTCTGATTGAGGTTGGAAATCGGATCGGCGCCATGATCCGTAGTGATGATCTGCTTTGTCGACTGGGTGGTGACGAGTTTGCGTTATTACTGCCCAGTATAGAATCGACAGAGAACGCTGAAAAACTGGCCGCGCGGATTGTCACCATTATTAACCGGCCCATTATGGTCAAAGATACTGTGATGCCAATTGGGATCAGTATAGGTCTTGCTTATACGCCGCTGGATGCTGATGCGCCCATGGATCTGCTCAATTGTGCCGACGATGCCATGTATGCAGCTAAACGCGCCGGGAAAAATAACTTCAAGGTATTCAGCAAACAGGCACCCGTATGA
- a CDS encoding TonB-dependent receptor plug domain-containing protein: MKQLYLIVGFICVLCATAQAQNNPLPNLEDLLSQQLNQLPSNTQISAGSRIERSSSDSMAVTHVITDKDIRQFNLQSLADILAMFVGITTRDNSSFIYLGARGIGRPGDFNSRFLFLLDGTRMNENLLDAGLIGYENFVDVGLIERVEYSPGASAALYGNNALLGVINIVTKTSSKLRGLNTAFSVTNDETQHGRITAGFRSEGGADSWLSLSGSRLRSIDFPVPGAPPELLAWQHLNKESSSRAMFSHQSGSFQFQAAASRRQHSFPDGFSVLRSGAPEIESPELETLDNEAFFVALTFDDTISDDIEAYFHISTHGNDLVRNFPLILPDGGLEFVRPRNSGRWSNVDGQLVFLGVENHEFMVGIDFQRDHRQEFSSRSSLPTQFNFEKKSNENRYGVYVQDMWRITPKFKFQWALRYDNSDFSSARWSPSFTAKYSVTEGHHLLLRHSRAFRVANYLERNANNVFNEPNPNNETIDYNEISLVQRWSNSLSSFSTLYYANIDNLIHQDFFWPIYFNPPPIRSHGFEFGADKRWANGMSLIASTAIQRSQLKGGFGIANSPELIGKVRFSLPLGHSGFTLSVNSYAVSKRRTFDSHLPGFASHDVSVNWQNEEDLFIALGIRNITDKEILDITDDGFVPYFQRRRRVHLSVNWSWNND, encoded by the coding sequence ATGAAGCAGCTGTATCTTATCGTCGGGTTCATTTGCGTGCTTTGCGCCACCGCACAAGCCCAAAACAACCCACTACCCAACCTGGAAGATTTATTGAGCCAGCAGCTCAACCAGTTACCTAGTAATACGCAAATTTCAGCGGGTTCCAGAATCGAGCGCTCCAGTAGTGACAGTATGGCCGTGACTCACGTGATCACCGATAAGGACATCAGGCAGTTCAATTTACAATCACTGGCAGACATTCTGGCCATGTTTGTAGGGATCACGACCCGGGATAACAGCTCGTTCATTTATCTAGGGGCAAGGGGGATAGGCCGGCCCGGGGATTTTAATTCGCGCTTTTTATTTTTACTAGATGGCACCAGGATGAACGAGAACCTTTTGGATGCCGGGCTTATTGGGTATGAAAATTTTGTCGATGTGGGGCTGATTGAGCGGGTGGAGTATAGCCCAGGTGCATCCGCTGCTTTGTATGGGAACAATGCGCTGCTCGGGGTAATTAACATAGTCACTAAGACCAGCAGCAAACTGCGTGGTCTGAACACCGCGTTCTCTGTGACCAACGATGAAACACAGCATGGCCGGATTACAGCCGGGTTTCGTTCAGAAGGCGGCGCGGATAGCTGGCTTTCTTTGAGCGGTTCCAGGCTGCGCTCTATCGACTTTCCTGTACCGGGCGCACCACCCGAACTGCTGGCCTGGCAACATTTGAACAAAGAAAGCAGCAGCAGGGCCATGTTCAGCCATCAAAGTGGCAGTTTTCAGTTTCAGGCTGCGGCTTCACGGCGTCAACACAGTTTCCCCGATGGCTTTAGTGTGCTGCGTTCTGGGGCACCAGAGATTGAGTCACCTGAACTTGAGACACTAGACAATGAGGCTTTTTTTGTCGCGCTGACTTTTGATGACACCATCTCGGATGACATAGAGGCGTATTTTCATATCTCTACCCATGGTAACGATCTGGTCCGTAACTTTCCGCTTATCTTACCTGATGGCGGGTTGGAGTTTGTCCGTCCAAGGAATTCGGGACGCTGGAGCAATGTGGATGGACAACTGGTGTTTCTGGGGGTGGAAAACCACGAATTTATGGTGGGAATAGACTTTCAGAGAGACCACCGGCAGGAATTTAGTTCCCGCTCCAGCCTGCCTACTCAGTTTAACTTTGAGAAAAAAAGTAACGAAAATCGCTATGGCGTATATGTTCAGGATATGTGGCGTATTACCCCAAAATTTAAATTTCAGTGGGCACTGAGATATGATAATTCTGACTTTAGTTCAGCCAGGTGGTCTCCCAGTTTCACAGCCAAATACAGTGTCACAGAAGGTCACCACCTGCTACTGCGTCACAGTCGGGCGTTCAGAGTTGCAAACTATCTTGAGCGTAATGCGAACAACGTTTTCAATGAGCCTAATCCGAACAATGAAACCATTGATTATAATGAAATCAGCTTGGTGCAGCGCTGGAGCAACTCGCTGTCGTCGTTTAGCACGCTGTACTACGCCAACATAGATAACCTCATCCATCAGGATTTTTTCTGGCCAATCTACTTTAATCCGCCGCCCATTCGCAGTCATGGTTTTGAGTTTGGTGCAGACAAGCGCTGGGCCAACGGCATGTCACTGATCGCCAGCACAGCCATTCAGCGCTCACAACTAAAAGGAGGGTTTGGTATCGCCAATTCACCGGAGTTGATCGGTAAGGTGCGTTTTAGCTTACCGCTTGGTCATTCAGGCTTTACATTGAGTGTGAATTCTTATGCCGTCAGCAAACGAAGAACTTTTGACAGCCATCTGCCGGGCTTTGCCAGCCATGATGTCAGTGTAAACTGGCAAAACGAGGAGGACTTATTCATTGCTCTGGGAATCAGGAATATTACCGACAAAGAAATTCTTGATATAACCGATGACGGGTTTGTACCTTATTTTCAGCGTCGTCGTCGGGTGCACTTGTCGGTTAACTGGAGCTGGAATAATGATTAA